A part of Saccopteryx bilineata isolate mSacBil1 chromosome 8, mSacBil1_pri_phased_curated, whole genome shotgun sequence genomic DNA contains:
- the NECTIN3 gene encoding nectin-3 isoform X1: MARTPGPAALCPGGGRAQLSFVSPPGAGLLLPSPTPPPPLLLLLFPLLLFSRLCGALAGTIIVEPHVTAVWGKNVSLKCLIEVNETITQISWEKIHGKSSQTVAVHHPQYGFSVQGEYQGRVLFKNYSLNDATITLHNIGFSDSGKYICKAVTFPLGNAQSSTTVTVLVEPTVSLIKGPDALIDGGNETVAAICIAATGKPVAHINWEGDLGEMEITTTSFPNETATIVSQYKLFPTRFARGRRITCVVKHPALEKDIRYSFVLDIQYAPEVSVTGYDGNWFVGRKGVNLKCNADANPPPFKSVWSRLDGQWPDGLLASDNTLHFVHPLTFNYSGVYVCKVSNSLGQRSDQKIIYISDPPTTTTLQPTIQWHPSTADIEDLTKEVKKLPFPLSTLATIKDDTIGTIIASVVGGALFVILVSVLAGIFCYRRRRTFRGDYFAKNYIPPSDMQKESQIDVLQQDELDSYPDSVKKENKNPVNNLIRKDYLEEPEKTQWNNVENLTRFERPMDYYEDLKMGMKFVSDEHYDENEDDLVSHVDGSVISRREWYV, from the exons gTGCCTTAGCTGGAACAATTATTGTGGAGCCACATGTCACAGCAGTATGGGGAAAGAATGTTTCATTGAAGTGTTTAATTGAAGTAAATGAAACTATAACACAAATTTCATGGGAAAAGATACATGGCAAAAGTTCACAGACTGTTGCAGTTCATCATCCTCAATATGGATTTTCTGTTCAAGGAGAATATCAGGGAAGAGTCTTGTTTAAAAACTATTCACTTAATGATGCAACAATTACTCTACATAACATAGGATTTTCTGATTCTGGAAAATACATATGCAAAGCTGTTACATTCCCACTTGGAAATGCTCAGTCCTCTACAACCGTAACTGTACTAG TTGAACCTACTGTGAGTCTGATAAAAGGGCCAGATGCTTTAATTGATGGCGGAAATGAGACAGTAGCAGCCATTTGTATTGCAGCCACTGGAAAACCAGTTGCACATATTAACTGGGAAGGTGATCTTGGTGAAATGGAAATCACTAcaacttcttttccaaatgaaacgGCCACAATTGTCAGCCAATACAAGCTGTTTCCAACCAGATTTGCTAGAGGAAGGCGTATTACTTGTGTGGTAAAACATCCAGCGTTGGAAAAGGACATCCGGTATTCTTTTGTCTTAGATATACAGT atgctCCTGAGGTTTCAGTAACAGGCTATGATGGAAATTGGTTTGTAGGAAGAAAAGGTGTTAATCTCAAGTGTAATGCTGATGCAAATCCACCACCCTTTAAATCTGTGTGGAGCAG GTTGGATGGACAGTGGCCTGATGGCTTATTGGCTTCAGATAATACTCTTCATTTTGTCCACCCACTGACTTTCAATTATTCTGGTGTATATGTCTGTAAAGTGAGCAATTCCCTTGGTCAAAGAAGTGATCAAAAGATCATCTACATTTCAG ATCCTCCTACTACCACCACCCTTCAGCCTACCATTCAGTGGCATCCCTCAACTGCTGACATCGAAGATctaacaaaagaagtaaaaaaattgcCCTTCCCATTATCAACTTTGGCAACTATTAAGGATGACACAATTGGCACAATCATTGCTAGTGTAGTGGGTGGGGCTCTCTTCGTAATACTTGTAAGTGTTTTGGCTGGAATATTCTGCTATAGGAGAAGACGGACGTTTCGTGGAGACTACTTTGCCAAGAACTACATTCCACCATCGGATATGCAAAAAGAATCTCAGATAGATGTTCTTCAACAAGATGAGCTTGATTCCTACCCAGACAGtgtaaaaaaagagaacaaaaatccAGTGAACAATCTAATACGGAAAGACTATTTAGAAGAGCCTGAAAAAACGCAGTGGAACAATGTAGAAAATCTCACTAGGTTTGAAAGGCCAATGGATTATTATGAAGATCTAAAAATGGGAATGAAGTTCGTCAGTGATGAACATTATGACGAAAATGAAGATGACTTAGTTTCACATGTGGATGGTTCCGTAATTTCCAGGAGGGAGTGGTATGTTTAG